In the genome of Candidatus Obscuribacterales bacterium, one region contains:
- a CDS encoding adenine phosphoribosyltransferase produces MDLKALIRDIPDFPKPGILFRDITTLLRDPDGLRHTVETLAGHYADLEIDYILGMESRGFIFGVPLAIQLGVGFIPVRKPGKLPAAVHSVEYDLEYGTDRLEMHQDALPKGCRILIVDDLIATGGTAAATVDLVAAAGAQLAGFGFIVELTDLGGRDRLPNVPIVSLVQY; encoded by the coding sequence ATGGATCTGAAAGCGCTTATCCGAGACATTCCCGACTTCCCGAAGCCCGGCATCCTGTTTCGAGACATTACCACTCTCCTGCGCGATCCGGATGGTCTACGCCATACCGTCGAAACCTTGGCCGGCCACTACGCCGACCTAGAGATTGACTACATCCTCGGCATGGAATCACGGGGCTTTATTTTCGGCGTCCCCCTAGCCATCCAGCTCGGCGTGGGCTTTATTCCCGTGCGGAAACCTGGCAAACTGCCTGCTGCAGTTCATTCTGTAGAGTATGACCTAGAATACGGCACCGATCGCTTAGAGATGCACCAAGATGCTCTACCCAAGGGCTGTCGGATTTTGATTGTGGATGACCTGATTGCCACCGGCGGCACAGCGGCCGCGACGGTCGATCTTGTTGCAGCGGCGGGTGCCCAGCTTGCCGGTTTTGGATTCATCGTTGAACTAACAGACCTAGGCGGGCGCGATCGCTTGCCGAATGTGCCAATCGTGTCGCTTGTGCAATACTAG
- a CDS encoding radical SAM protein, with amino-acid sequence MVQPHTPISMVYGPVQSWRFGLSLGIDPIGTTSVCSYNCVYCQLGQIERLQGDRQCFVPTEQIHQDLLAFAPWDVDAITLSGSGEPTLALNLGEIITMAQQVTQRPVGVLTNGSLLSDPQVQHDLGQADAVAVKLDAVQPTLWDRINRPVVPTSLPELWDGIQAFRQSYKGHLAIQTMVLSPWNEASQATYVQLMKAIAPDEIQINTPTRPQPDRHVLSARGNALGPSSSDTLRRLKSVGFDALQQMSDRIQAATHIPTRCPAPDLLPR; translated from the coding sequence ATGGTGCAACCGCATACTCCCATCTCGATGGTTTATGGCCCCGTCCAATCTTGGCGGTTTGGTCTATCCCTTGGCATTGATCCCATCGGAACCACCTCCGTTTGTTCCTATAACTGTGTCTATTGCCAACTTGGTCAAATCGAACGTCTTCAGGGCGATCGCCAATGCTTTGTTCCCACGGAGCAAATTCACCAGGATCTGCTGGCCTTTGCCCCCTGGGATGTGGATGCCATCACCCTCAGCGGCAGCGGCGAACCCACCCTGGCTCTCAATCTCGGTGAGATCATTACCATGGCCCAGCAAGTGACCCAACGACCGGTGGGGGTGTTGACCAACGGCAGCCTGCTCAGCGATCCCCAGGTTCAGCATGACCTAGGACAAGCCGATGCCGTGGCCGTCAAGCTAGACGCAGTGCAGCCAACCCTCTGGGACAGGATCAATCGCCCTGTGGTGCCTACCTCCCTGCCTGAGCTATGGGATGGCATTCAGGCGTTTCGGCAAAGCTACAAGGGACATTTGGCCATCCAAACCATGGTGCTCAGTCCTTGGAATGAGGCTAGCCAAGCTACCTATGTACAGCTCATGAAAGCGATCGCCCCCGACGAAATCCAGATCAACACGCCCACCCGACCTCAGCCCGATCGCCATGTCCTATCGGCCCGTGGCAACGCCCTAGGCCCCTCATCGTCAGATACCCTGCGCCGATTGAAATCCGTTGGCTTTGATGCGCTGCAACAGATGAGCGATCGCATTCAAGCCGCCACCCATATTCCCACCCGCTGCCCAGCCCCAGATTTGCTGCCGCGTTAA
- a CDS encoding ABC transporter permease, protein MTSTPSVRQQLQPVFQWLLNILQDETTLYVIKRVLQAVLTLFLASALSFFIIQLAPGNYLDTLRQNPQISQETLQDLEQRFGLDKPAIQQYFQWLGQIITRGDFGISFAYQRPVSSILAERIPATLLLSLSSFFITWAIAIPLGIMAAIQQNQLSDRLLRTLSYIGQGFPTLITGLLLLFFAQFTSPLFPVGGMTSIDHADLSWLGRILDLGWHLILPTIALSVAGFAGLQRITRGELLDVLRQDYIQTARAKGLPEGRVIYVHALRNAVNPLITLLGFEFSSLLSGAFITETFFNWPGLGRLTLDAVRSQDLYLVMASLMMAAVMLIIGNLLADLALKFVDPRIQLSAMK, encoded by the coding sequence ATGACCTCCACTCCCTCCGTTCGCCAGCAGCTTCAACCTGTCTTTCAGTGGCTGCTCAATATCTTGCAAGATGAAACCACCCTCTATGTGATCAAGCGGGTGCTGCAGGCAGTGTTGACCCTATTTTTGGCATCAGCTCTGAGCTTTTTCATCATCCAGCTCGCACCAGGCAACTATCTAGACACCCTGCGCCAAAATCCGCAGATTTCCCAGGAAACGCTGCAAGACCTAGAGCAGCGGTTTGGGCTCGATAAGCCTGCCATCCAGCAATACTTTCAGTGGCTAGGGCAAATTATCACCCGAGGCGATTTTGGCATTAGCTTTGCCTACCAACGCCCCGTCAGCTCTATTTTGGCAGAGCGCATCCCTGCCACCCTCTTACTATCCCTCTCCTCATTTTTCATCACCTGGGCGATCGCTATTCCCTTGGGCATCATGGCAGCTATTCAGCAAAACCAGTTGAGCGATCGCCTGCTGCGCACTCTCAGCTACATTGGTCAGGGCTTTCCAACGCTGATTACCGGTTTGCTGCTGCTATTCTTCGCCCAGTTCACATCGCCCCTCTTTCCCGTCGGCGGCATGACCAGCATCGACCATGCCGATCTATCATGGCTGGGTCGCATCCTAGATTTGGGCTGGCATTTGATCCTGCCTACCATTGCCCTCAGCGTCGCTGGCTTTGCAGGTCTGCAGCGGATTACCCGAGGAGAACTGCTAGACGTCTTACGGCAAGACTATATCCAAACGGCGCGGGCCAAAGGACTACCCGAAGGACGGGTGATCTACGTCCATGCCCTCCGTAACGCCGTCAACCCTCTGATTACCCTGTTAGGCTTTGAATTTTCCAGCCTGCTGAGTGGAGCCTTCATCACTGAAACTTTCTTCAACTGGCCGGGTCTGGGACGGCTCACCCTCGATGCGGTGCGATCGCAGGATCTATATTTAGTGATGGCCAGTCTGATGATGGCAGCGGTCATGCTAATTATTGGCAACCTACTGG
- a CDS encoding 4Fe-4S single cluster domain-containing protein, producing the protein MQGQHKHINLNPAIELLEIPPGYLNTMGYVEESEVNGPGCRAVIWVQGCLRECPGCYNPDSWSFEMNQLVSVEHLVERILANPKHEGVTFSGGEPFWQAPALAHLAQQVKAHGLNVMSFTGFTLERLQSEYGPAGAQDLIDQLDLLIDGAYVESLAVHDPHSLVSSSNQRVHVFNPALQDRLNWASDQIEIHVLKDGSRIVTGYYGQLVDNELNARD; encoded by the coding sequence ATGCAAGGTCAACACAAGCATATCAACCTTAACCCAGCGATTGAGTTACTAGAAATTCCGCCGGGCTACCTCAACACCATGGGGTATGTGGAAGAATCTGAGGTGAATGGCCCAGGCTGTCGAGCGGTGATTTGGGTGCAAGGATGCCTAAGAGAATGTCCAGGATGCTACAACCCTGATTCTTGGTCCTTTGAAATGAACCAACTGGTGTCCGTTGAGCATCTTGTCGAGCGAATTCTGGCTAATCCTAAGCATGAAGGCGTAACGTTTTCTGGTGGTGAACCGTTTTGGCAAGCGCCTGCCCTGGCCCATCTAGCCCAGCAGGTGAAAGCCCATGGGCTCAATGTAATGTCATTTACGGGGTTCACCTTAGAGCGGCTGCAGTCAGAGTATGGCCCAGCCGGGGCCCAAGATTTAATTGATCAATTAGATCTGTTGATTGACGGAGCCTACGTAGAGTCCTTAGCCGTGCATGATCCCCACTCGCTGGTATCCTCCAGCAACCAGCGGGTGCATGTTTTCAATCCAGCCCTGCAAGACCGCCTCAACTGGGCTAGCGACCAAATCGAAATCCATGTCCTCAAAGATGGCAGTCGCATTGTCACAGGCTACTATGGACAACTGGTGGACAACGAGCTGAATGCCCGCGACTAA